The Mycolicibacterium flavescens genomic interval ACCTGGAGCACCGCGGCGCGCAGGGTGCCGAGCCGAACACCGGCGATGGTGCGGGCATCATGTTGCAGGTTCCCGACGCATTCTTGCGCGAGGTGGTCGACTTCGAGCTGCCGGAGCCGGGGAGCTACGCCACGGGAATCGCGTTCCTGCCACAGTCGTCGAAGGATGCGGCGACCGCGTGTGAGGCCGTCGAGAAGATCGCGGAGGCCGAAGGACTCGAGGTCCTGGGTTGGCGTGAGGTACCGATCGACGACTCGCCGCTGGGCGCGCTGGCCCGCGACGCGATGCCGACATTCCGGCAGGTGTTCATGGGCGGTGCGTCGGGCATGGATTTGGAGCGTCGCGCGTACGTGGTGCGCAAGCGCGCCGAGCACGAGCTGGGCACCAAGGGGCCGGGCCAGGACGGGCCCGGGCGTGAAACCGTCTACTTCCCAAGCCTTTCCGGGCAGACCTTCGTCTACAAGGGCATGCTGACCACCCCGCAGCTCAAGGCCTTCTACCTCGACCTGCAGGACGACCGGCTCACCAGTGCGCTGGGCATCGTGCACTCACGCTTCTCGACCAACACGTTCCCGTCGTGGCCGCTGGCCCACCCGTTCCGGCGCATCGCCCACAACGGCGAGATCAACACCGTCACCGGCAACGAGAACTGGATGCGTGCGCGAGAGGCGCTCATCAAGACCGACGTGTTCGGCCCGAATCAGGATCTCGACAAGATCACCCCCGTGTGCACCCCCGGGGCGTCGGACACCGCCCGGTTCGACGAGGTGCTCGAACTCCTGCACCTGGGCGGGCGAAGCCTGCCGCACGCGATGCTGATGATGATCCCGGAGGCGTGGGAGCGACACGAGTCGATGGACCCGGCCCGCCGGGCCTTCTACGAATTCCACGACTCGCTGATGGAGCCGTGGGACGGCCCGGCATCGGTCTGCTTCACCGACGGCACGGTGATCGGCGCCGTGCTCGACCGCAACGGCCTGCGTCCGTCGCGGATCTGGGTCACCGCCGACGGCCTGGTGGTGATGGCGTCGGAGGCAGGCGTGCTCGAACTCGACCCGTCGACCGTCGTCAAGCGGATGCGTCTGCAGCCCGGCCGCATGTTCCTGGTCGACACCTCCAAGGGCCGCATCGTCTCCGATGAGGAGATCAAGGCCGAACTCGCCGCCGAGCACCCTTACCAGGAGTGGCTCAACGCCGGCCTGTTCGATCTCGATGAGCTGCCGCCGGGCGACTATGTGCGGATGCCGCACCACCGTGTGGTGCTGCGCCAGCAGATCTTCGGCTTCACCTACGAGGAGCTCAACCTGTTGGTCGCGCCGATGGCGCGCACCGGCGCCGAGGCGCTGGGCTCGATGGGCACCGACACGCCGATCGCGGTGCTATCGGCGCGTCCGAGGATGCTCTACGACTACTTCCAGCAGCTGTTCGCCCAGGTGACCAACCCACCTCTGGACGCCATTCGGGAAGAAGTCGTCACCAGCCTGCAGGGCGCAGTCGGACCGGAGGGCGACCTGCTCAACCCGGGTCCGGAATCCTGCAGGCAGATCGTGCTCTCGCAGCCGATCCTGCGCAACGCCGAACTGTCCAAGCTGATCTGCGTCGACCCCGACCACGAGATCCGCGGCCGTAAGCACGGCATCCGCGCAGCCGTCATCCGCTGCCTGTATCCGGTCAACCGCGGCGGGCAGGGTCTCAAGGAGGCGCTGGACAACGTGCGCGCCAAGGTGTCGACCGCGATCCGCGAGGGAGCACGCATCATCGTGCTCTCCGATCGCGAATCCAACGAGCAGATGGCGCCGATCCCGTCGCTGCTGTCGGTCTCGGCCGTGCACCACCACCTCGTCCGGGAACGCACCCGCACCAAGGTCGGGCTGGTCGTGGAGGCCGGCGACGCCCGCGAGGTGCACCACATGGCCATGCTGTGCGGCTTCGGCGCGGCGGCGATCAACCCGTACATGGCGTTCGAGTCGATCGAGGACATGGTCGACCGCGGCGTGATCACCGGTATCTCCAGTGACCAAGCCAAGGCCAACTACGTCAAGGCCGCGGGCAAGGGCGTGTTGAAGGTGATGTCGAAGATGGGCATCTCGACGCTGGCCTCCTACACCGGCGCCCAGCTGTTCCAGGCCATCGGCATCAACCAGCAGGTGCTCGACGAGTACTTCACCGGATTGACCTGTCCCGTCGGCGGAATCGACCTCGACGACATCGCCGACGACATCGCCGCCCGGCACGCGTTGGCTTATCTCGATCGGCCCGACGAGTGGGCGCACCGCGAACTCGAGGTCGGCGGCGAGTACCAGTGGCGCCGGGAGGGTGAGTACCACCTGTTCAATCCGGACACGGTGTTCAAGCTGCAACATTCAACTCGCACCGGCCAGTACGAGATCTTCAAGGAATACACCAAGCTCGTCGACGATCAGAGCGAGCGGATGGCCTCGCTGCGCGGGCTGCTCAAGTTCCGCGACGGGTTGCGCCCGCCGGTGCCGCTCGAGGAGGTGGAGCCGGCCAGCGAGATCGTCAAGCGGTTCTCGACCGGCGCGATGAGCTACGGCTCGATCTCCGCCGAGGCGCACGAGACATTGGCCATCGCGATGAACCGCCTTGGCGGACGATCGAATTCGGGTGAAGGCGGCGAGGCGGTGTCGCGCTTCGACCGCGACGAGAACGGCGACTGGCGCCGCAGTGCGATCAAGCAGGTGGCCTCGGGGCGGTTCGGCGTGACGAGCCATTACCTGAGCAACTGCACCGACATCCAGATCAAGATGGCCCAGGGTGCGAAACCCGGTGAGGGCGGCCAGCTTCCGGGCGGCAAGGTCTACCCGTGGGTCGCCGAGGTGCGGCACTCGACGCCCGGCGTCGGCCTGATCTCCCCGCCGCCTCACCACGACATCTACTCGATCGAGGATCTCGCGCAGCTGATCCACGACCTGAAGAACGCCAACCCGCAGGCGCGCGTGCACGTCAAGCTGGTATCCGAGAACGGCGTCGGAACGGTGGCCGCCGGTGTGTCCAAGGCGCACGCCGACGTCGTGCTGATCTCCGGCCACGACGGCGGTACCGGCGCGACCCCGCTGACGTCGATGAAGCACGCCGGCGCGCCGTGGGAACTCGGTCTGGCCGAAACCCAGCAGACGTTGCTGCTCAACGGTCTTCGCGACCGCATCGTCGTCCAGGTCGACGGCCAGCTCAAGACGGGCCGCGACGTCGTGGTCGCCGCACTGCTCGGCGCCGAGGAGTTCGGCTTCGCCACCGCGCCGCTGGTGGTCTCGGGTTGCATCATGATGCGCGTCTGCCACCTCGACACCTGTCCGGTGGGCGTGGCCACCCAGAACCCGGTGCTGCGCGAGCGGTTCACCGGAAAGCCCGAATTCGTCGAGAACTTCTTCATGTTCATCGCCGAAGAGGTGCGGGAGATGATGGCTCAGTTGGGCTTCCGCACGGTCAACGAGATGGTCGGGCAGGTCGGCGCGCTGGACACCACGAAGGCCGCCGAGCACTGGAAGGCCTACAAGCTCGACCTGACGCCGGTTCTGCACGAGCCCGAGTCGGCGTTCATGAACCAGGACCTGTATTGCAGTTCGCGTCAGGACCATGGCCTCGACAAGGCGCTCGACCAGCAACTGATCGTGATGTGCCGCGAAGCGCTGGATTCACAGACGCCGGTGCGCTTCTCGACGACGATCGCCAACGTCAACCGGACAGTCGGCACGATGCTCGGCCATGAGGTGACCAAAGCCTATGGCGGGCAGGGCCTTCCGGACGGCACCATCGACATCACCTTCGACGGTTCGGCGGGCAACAGCTTCGGGGCGTTCGTTCCTAAGGGCATCACGCTCCGGGTCTACGGCGACGCCAACGACTATGTCGGCAAGGGCCTCTCGGGTGGACGGATCGTGGTGCGGCCATCGGACAGCGCACCCGAGGACTACGTCGCCGAGGACAACATCATCGCGGGCAACGTGATCCTGTTCGGTGCGACGAGCGGCCAGGTGTTCATCCGCGGCCAGGTCGGCGAGCGGTTCGCGGTGCGCAACTCCGGTGCGCACGCGGTGGTCGAAGGCGTGGGCGACCACGGTTGTGAGTACATGACCGGCGGCAAAATCGCGATCCTCGGTCCGACGGGGCGCAACTTCGCCGCGGGCATGTCCGGTGGCATCGCCTACGTCTACGACCCCGACGGTGCACTGCCGGACAACCTCAACGCCGAGATGGTGGAACTGGAGGGCCTCGACGAGGAGGACAGTGAAGATGTGGCATGGCTGCACGACATCATCCAGGCCCACGTCGACGCCACCGATTCCGCTGTCGGAGCACGGATACTCAACGACTGGGACAACAACGTGAAGCACTTCACCAAGGTGATGCCCCGCGATTTCAAACGGGTGCTCGAGGCGATCGCCGAGGCAGAACGCACCGGCGCCAACGTCAACGAGGCGATCATGGCGGCCGCCAGTGGCTGATCCCCGCGGTTTCCTCAAGTACACCCAGCGCGAGACGCCGCAGCGGCGGCCCGTGCCGATTCGCCTGCGCGACTGGAAAGAGGTCTACGAGGAATTCTCCCACGACACCCTGCGCGAGCAGGCAACCCGCTGTATGGACTGCGGGATTCCGTTCTGCCACAACGGTTGTCCGCTCGGAAACCTGATCCCCGAGTGGAACGACCTGGTGCGCAACGACCGCTGGCGGGACGCCATCGAGCGGCTGCACGCGACGAACAACTTCCCGGAGTTCACCGGCCGGCTGTGCCCCGCGCCGTGCGAGGGTTCCTGCGTTCTGGGCATCAACCAGGATCCGGTCACGATCAAACAGGTCGAGGTCGAGATCATCGACAAGGCCTTCGACGAGGGTTGGGTGACGCCGCTGCCGCCGGAGGTCAAGACCGGTAAGAGGGTCGCCGTCGTCGGCTCGGGCCCGGCCGGGCTGGCCGCCGCCCAGCAGCTGACCCGCGCCGGGCACAGCGTCACGCTGTTCGAGCGCGACGACCGCATCGGCGGGCTGCTGCGCTACGGCATCCCCGAGTTCAAGATGGAAAAGCGCCACATCGACCGTCGTCTGGAGCAGATGGCGGACGAGGGCACCGAGTTCTGCACCGGGGTCAACGTCGGCGTCGACATCACCGCGCAGCAGCTTCGCAAGGAGTTCGACGCGGTGGTGCTCGCCGGCGGCGCGACGGAGCGGCGTGACCTGCCGATCCCGGGTCGCGAGCTCGACGGCATCCATCAGGCGATGGAGTACCTGCCGTGGGCCAACCGCGTGCAGTTCGGCGACCCCGTCACCGACGAGAACGGCCTGCCGCCGATCCACGCGAAGGACAAGAAGGTCATCATCATCGGCGGTGGTGACACCGGCGCCGACTGTCTGGGCACCGCTCACCGCCAGGGCGCGGCCAGCGTGCACCAGTTCGAGATCATGCCGCGGCCGCCGGAGACACGCGCCGACTCGACGCCGTGGCCGGTCTACCCGTTGATGTTCCGGGTGTCCTCGGCGCACGAGGAAGGCGGCGAGCGCGTCTACTCGGTCAACACCGAGGAGTTCATCGGCCGCGACGGGCATGTCACCGGCCTGCGTGGCCACGAGGTCAAGATGAACGCGGGCAAGTTCGAGAAGGTCGAGGGCACCGAGTTCGAGATGGAAGCCGATCTCGTGCTGCTCGCGATGGGCTTCACCGGTCCCGAGCGCAAAGGCCTGCTGACCGACCTCGGCGTCGAGATCAACGAGCGGGGCAATGTCAGCCGAGACGCCGACTTCGCCTCCTCGGTGCCCGGCGTCTTCGTCGCGGGCGACATGGGGCGCGGGCAGTCGCTGATCGTGTGGGCCATCGCGGAGGGGCGCGCGGCCGCGGCGGGTGTGGACCGCTACCTGATGGGCCGGTCGGCGCTTCCGACGCCGATCAAGCCGACCGCTGTGCCGCAGCGGTAGGTGCCGGTAGGTTCCGACGCGACACGCCGCGCAATGTGCGGCTTTTGCGCCTGAGCGCGCGACAGTAAGGGCGGTGATCCGCCGCTACCCAACCGCCGGCGCCGGGCTGAGACTCAACCGGCGCAACTTCATCGCGGGCCTGTCCGTCGCCACTCTCGGCGCAGTGGGGTTGAGCCGGTGCGCGACCGGGGAGCAGCCGCGAGTCGCGGGTGTGGCCGCGTCCCAGGTCCCGACCGCACCCTCGGTCGGCCTGTTGCCGCCGCCACCGGCGTCGGCGCGGATCGCTCTACCCGGCGGTGGCGTGCTGAGCAGCCTGCCCGGCGAGGAAGATCTGTTGGCGCTGACCGTCGACGACGGTGTCAGCACTGAGGTCGTGCGGGCCTACACGCAATTCGCCAAGGACACCGGAATACGCCTGACTTACTTCGTCAACGGGATTTACCGGTCGTGGACCGATCATGCCGACCTGCTGCGTCCGCTGGTCGATGACGGTCAGATTCAACTGGCCAATCACACGTGGTCGCACCCCGACCTCACCAAGCTGACACTGGTCGACGTGGCCGAGCAGTTCCGGCGTAACCACGACTTCCTGTGGAAGACCTACGGCGTCGACGCACGCCCGTACTTCCGGCCGCCCTACGGCGCGTCCAACCCCCACGTCGACAAGGTGTCGGCCGATCTCGGCTACACCGTCGACACGTTGTGGTCGGGCACGCTGGAGGACCACGTGTGGATCCCGGCCGCCGAGGTCGTCGCGATGGCCGACAAACACTTCACCGCGCAGACGATCGTGATCGGCCACCTCAACCATTCGCCCGTCACCGAGGTCTTCGGGGAATTGGTCGACATCATCCGGGCGCGCGGGCTGCGGACCGTGACGCTGGACGACGTGTTTCTCAGGCCATGACCGCGGCGGCCCGAATATGCTCCGCCAGCACGTCGGGCGTGCTGACCTGCGGGAAGTGTTTGCACATCAGCGTCGTGATCGAAATGCCGGCCCGAACGGCGAGCACAACGTTGTCCAGGAACGTGGCTGCCGGGCTGAGACCCCCGATCGTCCACGTGATCGGCTTGCCCACCAGCTCGTCAGGTGACGGCTCTCGGACTATCCCGGCGGCGACGTACCGCCGAACCCACGTCACATAGTTCGGCTCGAGTCGCTTGTGAAAATCTGCGCCGAGCGCCTCCCACGCGGCGGCATCGTCGTTCATCAGATTGGCGAAAAGATCCCGGCAGACCGCGATGACAGCCGAATCGTCAAGGTCCACAAGGCCGTTCAACAACGCCAGCGCGGAACTCATCGCCACCTCATGAACGACGGCGCGCCGTACGAGCTCGCCGTGACGGATGATGAGGTCGAGAACCGCTACACCCCCCGAACTGCAGCCGAAGTAGGTGGCAGCAGGCAAGCTCAGAGACGCCACGAGCTCGGCAATCTGATCAGCGAGCGCCGGCACGGAGATGAGGTCCGGGCGTGTTACACGGCTACGCGAGAAGCCCGGCATGTCGAACGTCAACACCGAGAACTCATTGGCCAGGGCGGCGGCCACGCGGTCGAAAGAACCGCAATCGCCTTCTCCAGAAGGCACCAGCACTATCGGCGGACCATCGCCGCGGCGCTCGCAGTACCAATCGACGTCGCCCACCCGGTGCTGGAATCGCTGCACCTCCATGAAGCCTCCCACGTAGTCCTCGGCGAACCACTGGAGTATGCGAAGCGGGAGTCAGAACCCGGGCCACTTTGACCAATGCCAAGTCACATCCGTCACTTCAGCAACTCTAAAAACATCAGACGATTTACCGGCGCGCCTACCACAGTTTGCCGACAGTCGGGTTCTAATGACTTCATGGGGGCACTGCGGTAAGGTTGGGCCCCGGTCAGCTATCGGTTTCGACACAGGAGTCAGTTCCGTGTATGTCAACCCGCTATCCCGGTCTCGGGTCAGCCGAATCGCCTGGTCACTCCTCCGTCATCCGCTGAAGAGCCGCGAGTTCCCGGCCAAGGCCGAGCGCCTCATCACTGCCGACGAGCTTCGTCTCTACGGCGTCTAGCGAACTGAAAAGCGCGAACTCCCTCGCGCTGAAGTCCTGCCACTGGGCGTTTGCCAAATCGTTATATTTTCGTGACCGTCAGAAACGGCGGCTAACCCCGTAGGCCCGACGCGGCGATCGCGTCGGCTAGCGGTTCGAGCACCGCCGGATCGTGCGGCGGCGGCAGATAGATGATCGCCAGATCCAGACCCTCCTGTCCCAGTGCCGCGGCCTCGGATAGCGCCTTGTCGTAGTTGAGGTCGGGGTCCAGCCGCACGTGGGCCGACAGCATGATCTCGGCCGGATCCCGTCCGATGTCGGCGCAGTGGCCGGCCAGCACGTCGCGCTTGCGGGCGAATACCTCCGGCGTTCCGCCGACGAAGTTCCAGTGCTGGGCGTATAGGGCGGTGATGCGCAGCGTGCGCTTCTCGCCGTTGCCGCCGATGCAGATCGGGGGATGCGGCCGCTGCGGGCCCTTCGGCTCGTTACGGGCGTCCTTCAGTTGATAGAACTTCCCGTCGAACGACGTGGTCTTTTGGCTGAGCAGGTTGGTGAGCACCTCGCACGCCTCCTCGAAGCGGTCGAACCGCTCACGGATGGAACCCAACTCGATCCCGTACGCCTCGGACTCTGCCTCGTTCCAGCCCGCGCCGATACCGAGCTCGAGCCGACCGTCGGACACGATGTCCAACGCGGAGGCCATGTTGGCCAGCACCGCGGGGTGGCGGTAGTGGATGCCGGTGACGAGCACACCGACGCGCAACCGCTCGGTCGCCTGCGCGAGCGCGGTGAGCGTCACCCAGCCCTCCAGGCACGGGCCGGTGGAGTCGGAGAAGATCGGGTAGAAGTGGTCGAACGTCCAGCCGGATTCGAACAGGTCGATCTGGTCGGCGGCCTTCCACACCGCGAGCATGTCGGCCCACGTGGTGTTTTGCGGCGATGTCTTGAAAGCGAACCTCACTGAACCGAGGTTAGTCCCGAGTGGGCGGTAGCGAGCTGTGCGCCGAGTCCGCTGCGCAGCTAGTCGGTTTCGCCGAATTCGTCGAACCAGTACGCGAGCTTGCCGCGGCGGCTCACCGCACGCAGGCGGCGTTCGGCCACGGCACGCGTCTTGGTGGTGGTGACGATCAGCAGCTCGTCACCGATCGCGATGCGGGTGTCGGGCTGCGGCACGAAGGTGCGGCCGTCGCGGATGATCAACGTGATCACGCTCGGATCGGGTAGCCGCAGTTCCAGCACCGTGACGTTGTGCAACCGCGACGGCGCCTGCACGGTCATCGTGAGAAGTTCCGCGTCCAGCACGTCGAGGGGCGCCGACTCCACCTGGATCTCCCGCGTCGCCTCCTTCGAGATCAGCCCCAGCCGATGCGCGACGAAGCGCAGGCTGGGGCCCTGCACCAGCGTGAACACCACCACCAGGATGAACACGATGTTGAGTAGGCGGACACTGTCGGGCACGCCGCCCACGATGGGGAACGTCGCCAGCACGATCGGGACGGCGCCGCGCAGACCCGCCCAGGAGACGAAAACCTGTTCACGCCAAGGGATTCGGAACCACACCAGGGAGACGAACACCGACAGCGGCCTGGCGACGAGGAGCAAGACCAGACCCGTCACGATGCCGGGGATCACCTCCACTGCCAGGTCGCTGGGGTCGACGAGAAGGCCGAGCAGGACGAACAGGCCGATCTGAGCGAGCCAGCCGAGACCCTCGGCGAACGAGCGCGTCGCCGACCGGTGAGGCAGGCCGGTATTGGCGAGCACGACCGCGGCCACATAGGCGGCGAGGAACCCGCTGGCGTGTGCGGTGCCGCCCGCCGCGAACGCGACCATACCGAGCCCGAATGTTGCCAACGGGTACAGTCCCGACGCCGGAAGCGCGATGCGGCGCAACGCCATCGAACCCAGATAGCCGACGCCGATCCCGATCGCAGCACCCACCACCAGCTCGTAGACCAGTTCGGTGAGCGCGTGCACGGGCGACAGCTCGAGCGGCGCCACGCTGAACATCAGCACGAGGATGA includes:
- the gltB_1 gene encoding glutamate synthase (NADH) large subunit, whose amino-acid sequence is MAPRMQGLYNPAFEHDACGVAMVADMHGRRSRDIVDKAITALVNLEHRGAQGAEPNTGDGAGIMLQVPDAFLREVVDFELPEPGSYATGIAFLPQSSKDAATACEAVEKIAEAEGLEVLGWREVPIDDSPLGALARDAMPTFRQVFMGGASGMDLERRAYVVRKRAEHELGTKGPGQDGPGRETVYFPSLSGQTFVYKGMLTTPQLKAFYLDLQDDRLTSALGIVHSRFSTNTFPSWPLAHPFRRIAHNGEINTVTGNENWMRAREALIKTDVFGPNQDLDKITPVCTPGASDTARFDEVLELLHLGGRSLPHAMLMMIPEAWERHESMDPARRAFYEFHDSLMEPWDGPASVCFTDGTVIGAVLDRNGLRPSRIWVTADGLVVMASEAGVLELDPSTVVKRMRLQPGRMFLVDTSKGRIVSDEEIKAELAAEHPYQEWLNAGLFDLDELPPGDYVRMPHHRVVLRQQIFGFTYEELNLLVAPMARTGAEALGSMGTDTPIAVLSARPRMLYDYFQQLFAQVTNPPLDAIREEVVTSLQGAVGPEGDLLNPGPESCRQIVLSQPILRNAELSKLICVDPDHEIRGRKHGIRAAVIRCLYPVNRGGQGLKEALDNVRAKVSTAIREGARIIVLSDRESNEQMAPIPSLLSVSAVHHHLVRERTRTKVGLVVEAGDAREVHHMAMLCGFGAAAINPYMAFESIEDMVDRGVITGISSDQAKANYVKAAGKGVLKVMSKMGISTLASYTGAQLFQAIGINQQVLDEYFTGLTCPVGGIDLDDIADDIAARHALAYLDRPDEWAHRELEVGGEYQWRREGEYHLFNPDTVFKLQHSTRTGQYEIFKEYTKLVDDQSERMASLRGLLKFRDGLRPPVPLEEVEPASEIVKRFSTGAMSYGSISAEAHETLAIAMNRLGGRSNSGEGGEAVSRFDRDENGDWRRSAIKQVASGRFGVTSHYLSNCTDIQIKMAQGAKPGEGGQLPGGKVYPWVAEVRHSTPGVGLISPPPHHDIYSIEDLAQLIHDLKNANPQARVHVKLVSENGVGTVAAGVSKAHADVVLISGHDGGTGATPLTSMKHAGAPWELGLAETQQTLLLNGLRDRIVVQVDGQLKTGRDVVVAALLGAEEFGFATAPLVVSGCIMMRVCHLDTCPVGVATQNPVLRERFTGKPEFVENFFMFIAEEVREMMAQLGFRTVNEMVGQVGALDTTKAAEHWKAYKLDLTPVLHEPESAFMNQDLYCSSRQDHGLDKALDQQLIVMCREALDSQTPVRFSTTIANVNRTVGTMLGHEVTKAYGGQGLPDGTIDITFDGSAGNSFGAFVPKGITLRVYGDANDYVGKGLSGGRIVVRPSDSAPEDYVAEDNIIAGNVILFGATSGQVFIRGQVGERFAVRNSGAHAVVEGVGDHGCEYMTGGKIAILGPTGRNFAAGMSGGIAYVYDPDGALPDNLNAEMVELEGLDEEDSEDVAWLHDIIQAHVDATDSAVGARILNDWDNNVKHFTKVMPRDFKRVLEAIAEAERTGANVNEAIMAAASG
- the gltD_1 gene encoding NADH/NADPH-dependent glutamate synthase small subunit → MADPRGFLKYTQRETPQRRPVPIRLRDWKEVYEEFSHDTLREQATRCMDCGIPFCHNGCPLGNLIPEWNDLVRNDRWRDAIERLHATNNFPEFTGRLCPAPCEGSCVLGINQDPVTIKQVEVEIIDKAFDEGWVTPLPPEVKTGKRVAVVGSGPAGLAAAQQLTRAGHSVTLFERDDRIGGLLRYGIPEFKMEKRHIDRRLEQMADEGTEFCTGVNVGVDITAQQLRKEFDAVVLAGGATERRDLPIPGRELDGIHQAMEYLPWANRVQFGDPVTDENGLPPIHAKDKKVIIIGGGDTGADCLGTAHRQGAASVHQFEIMPRPPETRADSTPWPVYPLMFRVSSAHEEGGERVYSVNTEEFIGRDGHVTGLRGHEVKMNAGKFEKVEGTEFEMEADLVLLAMGFTGPERKGLLTDLGVEINERGNVSRDADFASSVPGVFVAGDMGRGQSLIVWAIAEGRAAAAGVDRYLMGRSALPTPIKPTAVPQR
- the xynD gene encoding putative xylanase/chitin deacetylase; amino-acid sequence: MIRRYPTAGAGLRLNRRNFIAGLSVATLGAVGLSRCATGEQPRVAGVAASQVPTAPSVGLLPPPPASARIALPGGGVLSSLPGEEDLLALTVDDGVSTEVVRAYTQFAKDTGIRLTYFVNGIYRSWTDHADLLRPLVDDGQIQLANHTWSHPDLTKLTLVDVAEQFRRNHDFLWKTYGVDARPYFRPPYGASNPHVDKVSADLGYTVDTLWSGTLEDHVWIPAAEVVAMADKHFTAQTIVIGHLNHSPVTEVFGELVDIIRARGLRTVTLDDVFLRP
- a CDS encoding putative hydrolase or acyltransferase of alpha/beta superfamily codes for the protein MEVQRFQHRVGDVDWYCERRGDGPPIVLVPSGEGDCGSFDRVAAALANEFSVLTFDMPGFSRSRVTRPDLISVPALADQIAELVASLSLPAATYFGCSSGGVAVLDLIIRHGELVRRAVVHEVAMSSALALLNGLVDLDDSAVIAVCRDLFANLMNDDAAAWEALGADFHKRLEPNYVTWVRRYVAAGIVREPSPDELVGKPITWTIGGLSPAATFLDNVVLAVRAGISITTLMCKHFPQVSTPDVLAEHIRAAAVMA
- the rutA_1 gene encoding putative F420-dependent oxidoreductase, Rv1855c family is translated as MLAVWKAADQIDLFESGWTFDHFYPIFSDSTGPCLEGWVTLTALAQATERLRVGVLVTGIHYRHPAVLANMASALDIVSDGRLELGIGAGWNEAESEAYGIELGSIRERFDRFEEACEVLTNLLSQKTTSFDGKFYQLKDARNEPKGPQRPHPPICIGGNGEKRTLRITALYAQHWNFVGGTPEVFARKRDVLAGHCADIGRDPAEIMLSAHVRLDPDLNYDKALSEAAALGQEGLDLAIIYLPPPHDPAVLEPLADAIAASGLRG
- a CDS encoding NhaP-type Na+(K+)/H+ antiporter: MTLEQLYLVLLIAGLVLLASIVATRAASRVGLPSLLLFLFVGVIVGEDGLGLDFDNYLLADHLGTVALAVILVEGGLTTRFSDVRRVLAPAGVLATLGVAVSMLITAAGAHLLLGINWQLSLLLGAVVSVTDAAAVFSVLRVVPLPRRVAGLLEAESGFNDAPAVILVLMFSVAPLELSPVHALTELVYELVVGAAIGIGVGYLGSMALRRIALPASGLYPLATFGLGMVAFAAGGTAHASGFLAAYVAAVVLANTGLPHRSATRSFAEGLGWLAQIGLFVLLGLLVDPSDLAVEVIPGIVTGLVLLLVARPLSVFVSLVWFRIPWREQVFVSWAGLRGAVPIVLATFPIVGGVPDSVRLLNIVFILVVVFTLVQGPSLRFVAHRLGLISKEATREIQVESAPLDVLDAELLTMTVQAPSRLHNVTVLELRLPDPSVITLIIRDGRTFVPQPDTRIAIGDELLIVTTTKTRAVAERRLRAVSRRGKLAYWFDEFGETD